The following proteins are encoded in a genomic region of Myxosarcina sp. GI1:
- a CDS encoding NAD-dependent epimerase/dehydratase family protein has translation MRILIMGGTRFIGVYLTKLLVDRGHEVVLFNRGNNPPPVAEVKQIHGDRKDPSQLKEKLAEESFDAIFDNNGRELEHTKPLVEIFKDSVRHFVYISSAGVYLPSAQMPHREGDAVDPNSRHKGKHHTEAYLAESGIRWTAIRPTYIYGAQNYNDLEAWFFDRIVRNRPLPIPDGGLYITQFGHVRDLVEAMAAVLDNQQAVGKIYNVSGDRYVTFNGLAYACAEAVGKSPDEVKLVHYDSSKIDFGKRKAFPIRKQHFFADITLAKHELNWQPHYDLTSGLKDSFQNDYLASQRDTANIDFSLDEEILRTV, from the coding sequence TTACCTAACTAAGTTGTTGGTCGATCGCGGTCATGAAGTCGTTTTGTTCAATCGCGGGAACAATCCCCCGCCAGTAGCAGAAGTTAAACAGATTCATGGCGATCGCAAAGATCCCTCACAGCTAAAAGAGAAGTTGGCAGAAGAAAGTTTTGATGCAATTTTTGATAACAACGGTCGCGAACTAGAGCATACCAAACCGTTAGTAGAAATATTTAAAGATTCCGTCCGACATTTTGTCTATATTAGTTCTGCTGGAGTTTATTTACCTTCGGCACAAATGCCTCACCGCGAAGGTGATGCGGTCGATCCTAACAGCCGTCATAAGGGCAAACATCACACAGAAGCTTATTTGGCTGAGTCTGGCATTCGGTGGACTGCAATTCGTCCTACCTATATCTACGGCGCGCAAAACTATAACGATTTAGAAGCGTGGTTTTTTGACCGTATAGTTCGCAATCGACCTCTTCCTATTCCCGATGGTGGCTTATATATTACTCAATTCGGTCACGTGCGAGATTTGGTTGAAGCTATGGCAGCAGTTTTAGACAATCAGCAGGCTGTGGGAAAAATCTATAATGTTAGTGGAGATCGCTACGTAACTTTTAACGGTTTGGCTTATGCTTGTGCCGAGGCTGTAGGCAAATCTCCCGATGAAGTAAAGTTGGTTCACTACGATTCGAGTAAGATTGACTTTGGCAAGCGTAAAGCTTTTCCCATTCGCAAACAGCACTTTTTTGCAGATATAACTCTGGCAAAACATGAGCTAAATTGGCAACCACATTACGATTTAACCTCTGGTTTAAAAGACTCATTCCAAAATGATTACTTAGCTTCTCAGCGAGACACTGCCAATATCGATTTTTCTTTAGACGAAGAAATTTTGCGAACG